CGAAAAATATATGATTAAATAAACAGGAATGAGAAAAACCAGAAATCAAATACCTCATCCGAAGTAAAACTCATGATCTtaatgattcgattgatgaaattatgaatcatcaatttaatttcgAAAAGAGAatggaatcaaatcaaattttgtaaGAAGATAAAAGTTTGCACGCAATCCCAAAAATATGTTCGATTAtccaagatgatgatgtcggtaaatgaataaaatgaattttttaaattttacaGATGATATATCCATTGATCGGATTGATATTAAGAATTATCAGATTGTGtcagattttcatcatttgaattatcaattaatatttttaaattaaacaaaattatataataaaataaaacttaGTTATAATTTTCGAGCCGATTATTATAAAACAATACCCAACAATCATaaccatcacacacacacacacaagcttGTGCCTCCATCCCGAAAACCCAGCAAAGTCCATAAAGAAAAAAGGGATAGTAGCTGTGTGTTTTTGAGCAGCCGCTAATTGAAAACTAGACCATGGATGCCCAATTCATACGTTGCAAGCTGAATATTCTTTGTTAATTTTTAGACTTCCATGTCACATTCATATTTGGGTGACAGCCCACGGAAGAACAATTATAATCTtataggaaaaaatttttttggtaacataaatgtttttttttttttttggtaacaTAAATGTTAACTTGAATTGTAAATTTGTTAATATCGattaaatgtttgaattttgtgattaaagaaaataaatgtaatgttgaatcatcaaaGTATATTAAAATgtgaatttgataattttaatattaaattaaatataaTACCAATTAgcttattatttttaatgcTAATTGTTTCAAAGTAATCCTTGTCGTTTAAGATCTTCATAGGTTTTTTTATTAACTACATTTCCTTGGCTATCTTCATATTCTTCTTCATTGGCcggttgaaatttttctttatgtttttcattttttaatttctccCATAGGGCTAATGCATCTTCAATTTTCGTTACATTAGCAAAATGTGCCGTATTTGGTATGCCTAAACAGCGCATACCATGTGCATGACGCCATTCAgcaaaatgtttttgaaaaGCTTTTGGTCCTTTATAAATGGCATTACCACAGATTTCACATGTATAGGAGATGTTCAAACCATGAAGTTTGTAAAGCCAATATGGTATAGGCTTACCGTCCCAACCTAGTGGCAAATTTTTAGGATTATAAATGACATCagtttcttcttcttcttcaggTTCACTTTCATCAACTTCCTCATCCGATTCTTCACGTTCACCAGCAGTACGAGCCTGTTTTCGTTgcacattttcttttgtcgATTGCCGCTAAACATGTATAATataagtttttatttttatgttCAATTTATAGATTACCTGTTCATCTAGAATATCTATATATTTATAGATTAAAATTTCCATGAAAGCAATcgctttttgtttttcaggATCCATAGAGAAACCTTTACGCTTTGCAAATAATTTTGGATCTATTTCATCTGGTGATTTGTCTCGAATTTGCCACAATCTTTTTGCTCGCTCTTCTAATGTGCCACCACATTTAAGATCCAATGCAATCAAAGCAGACTTGAGACGATCTAAACCGAGGGAAGCCAATTCTTCCCATGAATTAAATGCTTGCAGATCCAATGGCGCTCCAGTATTTGACAACACTCCACTTGTTTCTTTTGGCCAGCCAGGAACCTGATGATTAGCCCACATACGTTCGAAATCTTCTTTAAGTTTTTCAACAatctaaataaaaaatcagcTTTAATTGCaacaatttatatttatgaaATTTATCTTACGTCTTTGGTTGGAAGTAAAGGTTTGACACGATCAATATAATGTTctaaatattcattcaacgaTTCAAGATACTTTTCATATCcggaatgaaattttttttcctttgggATATCGTAGAACCGATCAAACGTATTCAAATAAGTTAAATAATCAatctttgaaaaatttgttccaaCGATCCCTTTCAAATTTATGTATCggttaaaattttcatttaaatctaAAAATTTGCCATATCCTTCTTCGTCGGTAAAATCGACTAAATTGATATCTGATTCGCGATCTTGAACAAATTTCTCATATTCGGCCCCGATAGGTATGGCTATTTCATTCTGATGGTTTCGGTAAAAATCTTTAACATTCTTTAATCGTAAATAAAATTCgttaaattcatttgtttgcaTAGCTGCAATTTCTGATTTAATTGTACcagttttatcatcatacattGTAATGATACGTTTGGTAACATTAATATATTTCtgtagaaataaaaaagaattagTCAGACATATAGAATTCTATGGTCAAAATACTTACATCAAGTAAATACTTGACATGATGATCGGAATTAATATGCTCACGATGAGTGGTCTTTTTGACAATCAATTCTCGGACCATTGCATTTTCGATTCTTTCACGTTCTTCATGCAAAAGTCGATGATCTTCGAGAAAACTTTCCATTTCTTATAAGATTTTCAGGTGAATTGAATGGCTAAAATTGTTGATATCGAAATGTGATTAAATAATCCATTTTTCAGTGTATGAAATTCTTAACACAAAGGACGTAACTCgcatgatttttcattttaaaattgaaaaaatctaaataatttttccaattttatttttatcaataactTTAAAATTAATTCTGCAACTCTCTCACCAATAAAATCAGTTACAAGGtaatttgtgaaaaaatgaaaaattttattagtttttttttattgaataatgtttATGTCTCTCATTCTTCTTATGCAGCTATTTTGGTTGGTTCAACAGCTAATTTTGATTCCGAGAAAGGATATGCCGGGAGTGTCTCTTCTTTCGGATTAACAATTTGAACATTATCGGGCAACGGAATCTTGGGCCCTTTCTTTCCGGCATAATCTTGTTCCAACATGATTTTTACCTTGATGCCCAATACACCTTGTCTCAAAAGTACATGTCTGACAGCGACATCAACGTAATCGTTTTTAGGCTGACCAGAATGGATCATCCATCCGTCGACAAATTTCATACTTTTGGCTCGTTGACCACGAAGTTTACCGCTGACAACAACTTCACAGCCTTTGGCTCCAGATTCCATAATGAAACGAAGAACACCATAACAAGCACGACGTACAGCCAAACCACCAATTAATTTGTATCGTAGAGATTCACATTGCGCGATAGCACACAAACCTCTATCAGCGATTTTCAAAGCAAAAAtctacaaaaaaatggaggttttatatttgttaaaataaaattgaaacgtTATTGAACATACTTCAACTTTGTcttcatcaaaattgaatcttttttgaACTAAAGATGTCAATTCACGAATTCTGCGACCTTTTTCACCTAGGACTGATTGTGTACGCGTGGCGAAGATAACGATTCGAGTTTTAGAAGCTAAAGTATAAACATCTAGACCACTGTAGCCATCTTCGGCCAATTCACGGCGcaaaaattcatccaattcGGCACGAAAAACACCTTGATTCACAAACTAATAAAccaaatttttaataaaattaattgaatcaaatatagaaaaatacTTACTGTACgttttttcgaaatttctTTCGCCATggttgaaaataaagaattttgtcaatgtagaaatgatgaaaaatacatGTGAAGAATATGCATGCAATAGAGAAAGGAAGCAGAAACCAACAAAACAAGCACGAGCAacgcacacgcacacacacacactcacataAAACACAATATTTTGTGCAGCACATTTTTGAgttcattcataaatatcagtaacaatttgaaacaaaaaaattattttatttcatgctaataaaaaacaatttattttataattataattatttaatatataattttacaaaaataataattttgtattgatttcaaattcaatctaTAAATGCTTCTGGGGGCAATGCATTTGCCTGTTTGAGTTTGAGAAAAACGTCGTATGCAACAGCAGGATTAAAACCATTCTCTTCAAGACATTGTATAGAAAATTGTcgattcattttcgtttcttgtttaaatttttgaataatttcttCACGTTGATCAGTAACAGTGACTGGTAATTTAGATGCTGATGAACCAAATGTGAcagttgattgatttgtaatAAGATTTGTGGTAACCATCAAATCTGAAGgcttaaaatcaaaatttttcacatgATTATCTTTACTAGAAGATGATGCTTCCttgtcaatcaattgtttgtATTCGTTAATTTGTTTTATCTGATAaagaattaatgaaaaaaatgagaaaaataaagcaaaaaatagacaaattACCGAAGGAGTGGCTATCAGTAACATTTCATTCAGTATCACGAATCCATTGTTATGTGGAACCAAAAAGAAAGTTCTACAAAACGACCTGAATGAACTTTGCGTTTTAAAAGTCTCTTGTAATAGTCCATTAACGACGACATTGATGAATTCTTTGCTAAAAAATGGTATATCAACGTGAAACGTTTCCAGATGATGTTTTGTAATGGGCAATTTGTtcataaatgaaacaatgtcTACATTCGAATTCTTGACCAATTTCACCCACTGACTTTCGTCGCGCAACTTTAGGAGATTATGTGAATCTTTCATTATAAGCTCATTTGGCTTATACATGCTATAAAAGCAATGGATGGATAAAGAAAATCtaaaaatcttgaaaaataaattataataatggacTTACGAATTGTTTGAAGCAATACTTATAGTGAACGTTGCTGAATCATGGTATGCGACCATCAATTGTTGTCGTGAATCCGAGTCATACATTCGAAAATATTCTTTTAAAAAACCAGTAATAAAAGTTTTCAAGCTTTCGtctggaatgaatgaacccTGAAATTGATGGACATGTTAAAtgtgttgttattttttagAAAATATGTCACCTTTGTTTCCGGTATGTTTTCAGCAACAGCCAAGTCGAAACCAATTTGATTTGGTAATGCTTCTTTGTCCTTaatgaaatcgaaaaaataaaatgttgaaaaaatattgcatTTTCATTAGGAAAATTAATCTCACCAATGTTTTCAAGTTGCTAAATATCTTCCGTATGGCGCTAAGAACCAATGTTCATACATTTtagaaaaacattaaaaaaaaatataattttagaaaaatttcattatttgaatttgttttttagaGATTATCTattagaaattgaaaactaTTCATAGTTGTtgtgatgaaagaaaaacattcttttttcaGAA
This is a stretch of genomic DNA from Dermatophagoides farinae isolate YC_2012a chromosome 2, ASM2471394v1, whole genome shotgun sequence. It encodes these proteins:
- the noi gene encoding splicing factor 3a subunit 3 noi, which gives rise to MESFLEDHRLLHEERERIENAMVRELIVKKTTHREHINSDHHVKYLLDKYINVTKRIITMYDDKTGTIKSEIAAMQTNEFNEFYLRLKNVKDFYRNHQNEIAIPIGAEYEKFVQDRESDINLVDFTDEEGYGKFLDLNENFNRYINLKGIVGTNFSKIDYLTYLNTFDRFYDIPKEKKFHSGYEKYLESLNEYLEHYIDRVKPLLPTKDIVEKLKEDFERMWANHQVPGWPKETSGVLSNTGAPLDLQAFNSWEELASLGLDRLKSALIALDLKCGGTLEERAKRLWQIRDKSPDEIDPKLFAKRKGFSMDPEKQKAIAFMEILIYKYIDILDEQRQSTKENVQRKQARTAGEREESDEEVDESEPEEEEETDVIYNPKNLPLGWDGKPIPYWLYKLHGLNISYTCEICGNAIYKGPKAFQKHFAEWRHAHGMRCLGIPNTAHFANVTKIEDALALWEKLKNEKHKEKFQPANEEEYEDSQGNVVNKKTYEDLKRQGLL
- the RpS3 gene encoding ribosomal protein S3, whose amino-acid sequence is MAKEISKKRTFVNQGVFRAELDEFLRRELAEDGYSGLDVYTLASKTRIVIFATRTQSVLGEKGRRIRELTSLVQKRFNFDEDKVEIFALKIADRGLCAIAQCESLRYKLIGGLAVRRACYGVLRFIMESGAKGCEVVVSGKLRGQRAKSMKFVDGWMIHSGQPKNDYVDVAVRHVLLRQGVLGIKVKIMLEQDYAGKKGPKIPLPDNVQIVNPKEETLPAYPFSESKLAVEPTKIAA
- the LOC124500108 gene encoding nuclear RNA export factor 1 isoform X1 → MMSRRPRQQQQQQYYKNSQQSNNNRRRQIYDNQQQSYNDHDNRTSVHVRLGPRRRNLRGSSGGNYNQTSHNRSQNYNNKDANNRRSDDDFFKVTIPNGHKYEQSYIKQLLKENLDDMDDEIIFYNYHIGQNNCSFHVNGQDKADTLRGLSRRIKTKSGHNLIILTQRTPPPVIQMNDQFLEFIKIAMSSQYDHQTNIMDLSRFRHCKHLKNQGLFIMLNRPNVLANIIRLINENAPNTIAINLSDNKIQILEPLKNLSALKQLKALNLSKNNISNFEQLDHIKHLDLMELDLEENPLISNYPSSASYVSAIRKIFSNLKTLDKEALPNQIGFDLAVAENIPETKGSFIPDESLKTFITGFLKEYFRMYDSDSRQQLMVAYHDSATFTISIASNNSMYKPNELIMKDSHNLLKLRDESQWVKLVKNSNVDIVSFMNKLPITKHHLETFHVDIPFFSKEFINVVVNGLLQETFKTQSSFRSFCRTFFLVPHNNGFVILNEMLLIATPSIKQINEYKQLIDKEASSSSKDNHVKNFDFKPSDLMVTTNLITNQSTVTFGSSASKLPVTVTDQREEIIQKFKQETKMNRQFSIQCLEENGFNPAVAYDVFLKLKQANALPPEAFID